In a genomic window of Arcticibacter tournemirensis:
- a CDS encoding NUDIX hydrolase, which yields MSKLNWEKLSSRYLVKEKWATLRVDCCRMPDGTLIDDYYVLEYPDWVNAVAVTEDNEVILIRQYRHAAEEVILEVPGGCIDPGETPEQAVKRELLEETGYAFETLEPMGWVYANPSTSANKTHSYLLTGGKKVQEQHLDGREEIEVLKVSPDELKDLVLNNKIPQALHVTAIFNGLVRLGLLK from the coding sequence ATGAGTAAGCTGAACTGGGAGAAGCTGTCGTCGCGGTATCTGGTAAAAGAAAAATGGGCCACCCTTAGGGTGGATTGCTGCCGCATGCCCGACGGTACCTTGATTGATGATTATTATGTGCTTGAATATCCCGACTGGGTAAACGCGGTCGCTGTTACAGAGGATAATGAAGTGATCCTGATAAGGCAATATCGTCATGCAGCCGAAGAGGTTATTCTGGAAGTACCTGGTGGCTGCATCGATCCAGGTGAAACACCCGAACAGGCGGTGAAACGAGAGCTGCTGGAAGAGACCGGTTATGCATTTGAAACGCTCGAACCCATGGGCTGGGTTTATGCCAACCCCTCAACCTCTGCGAATAAAACGCATAGCTATCTGCTGACAGGAGGAAAGAAAGTGCAGGAACAGCATCTCGATGGACGCGAGGAAATCGAAGTATTGAAAGTTAGTCCGGACGAACTCAAAGATCTCGTTCTGAACAACAAAATCCCGCAGGCCCTGCATGTGACGGCTATCTTTAACGGACTGGTAAGGCTTGGATTGCTAAAATAG
- a CDS encoding MOSC domain-containing protein: protein MFVQDLYIYPIKSLGGIKTKSSLALQRGFEFDRRLMLVDEKGRFITQRVYHQLALLQTEIAEAGILITHKQHPELNTIVPFNHTREETITVSIWDDTVEAFHLNEELDEWFSAFLQFPCRLVYLPEDGTRAVDTRYAENGEQVSFADAFPYLLIGQASLDDLNTRLTEAVPMDRFRPSIVVAGSPAFDEDTWKEIKIGEVRFKVAKPCARCVLTTVNQETGIKGKEPLLTLSRYRTANNKVLFGQNLIALNEGIIKEGDQLEVLAYKD from the coding sequence ATGTTTGTTCAGGACCTATATATTTATCCAATTAAGTCGCTCGGAGGAATTAAAACTAAAAGCTCATTAGCGCTGCAAAGAGGCTTTGAGTTTGACAGACGTCTGATGCTCGTTGACGAAAAAGGACGGTTCATTACCCAAAGAGTCTATCACCAGCTCGCACTGCTTCAAACAGAGATCGCTGAAGCCGGCATTCTGATCACACACAAACAACATCCGGAACTAAATACCATCGTTCCCTTTAACCATACAAGAGAAGAGACAATAACAGTGTCAATATGGGATGATACCGTTGAGGCATTTCACCTTAACGAGGAGCTTGACGAATGGTTCAGCGCTTTTCTCCAATTCCCCTGCAGGCTTGTCTATCTTCCGGAAGACGGCACCCGGGCAGTCGACACCAGATATGCAGAAAACGGAGAGCAGGTTAGCTTTGCAGATGCCTTTCCATACCTCTTAATTGGGCAGGCCTCTCTCGACGATCTGAACACACGCTTAACCGAAGCTGTTCCCATGGACAGGTTCCGACCCAGCATCGTAGTTGCAGGAAGCCCGGCCTTTGATGAAGACACATGGAAAGAGATCAAAATTGGAGAGGTACGGTTCAAGGTTGCCAAACCCTGCGCCAGGTGCGTTCTGACAACGGTCAACCAGGAAACTGGAATAAAAGGCAAAGAGCCATTACTCACATTATCCAGGTACCGGACCGCGAACAATAAAGTTCTCTTCGGTCAGAACCTCATAGCGCTGAATGAAGGCATTATAAAAGAAGGCGATCAGCTGGAAGTGCTGGCATATAAAGACTGA
- a CDS encoding bestrophin family protein — protein sequence MINYNPKVWFPFIFKFNKTDTLRRLFPLMCLAAVYSGVVAWLELEYFQLSKNSYVSNVGLMHSVLGFVISLLLVFRTNTAYDRWWEGRKQLGALTNSARNLAIKLHAFIKDEEDKHFFRLMIPNYAFALKNHLRENDDFHELDPVLDLKRNHHLPNQIASKIFARVIDLEQQGKLSADAIWLINEEIKSLTDICGACERIKNTPIPYTYSVFIKKFIFFYILTLPFGWVFNIGYLIIPVIVFILYAFASLELIAEEIENPFGKDDNDLPVDQICHNIRKHVSEML from the coding sequence ATGATTAATTACAATCCCAAAGTATGGTTTCCGTTCATATTCAAGTTCAATAAAACAGATACGCTCCGGCGGCTATTCCCGCTGATGTGCCTCGCAGCCGTCTACTCCGGAGTAGTTGCCTGGCTTGAGCTTGAATATTTTCAGTTATCAAAAAACAGCTATGTAAGTAATGTAGGACTGATGCATAGTGTCCTCGGCTTTGTTATTTCCCTGCTGCTTGTATTTCGCACCAATACGGCTTACGACCGCTGGTGGGAAGGTCGCAAACAACTGGGCGCTCTAACGAACAGCGCAAGGAACCTCGCTATTAAATTACACGCTTTTATCAAGGATGAAGAAGATAAACATTTCTTCAGGCTGATGATACCAAATTATGCATTCGCTCTAAAGAACCATCTCCGCGAAAATGACGACTTCCACGAACTCGACCCTGTACTCGACCTCAAAAGGAACCATCATTTGCCCAACCAGATCGCCTCGAAAATATTTGCCCGCGTAATTGATCTTGAGCAGCAAGGAAAACTCTCTGCAGATGCTATATGGCTTATCAACGAAGAAATAAAATCATTGACGGATATATGCGGTGCATGCGAACGGATAAAAAATACACCCATCCCATATACCTATAGTGTATTCATCAAGAAATTTATATTCTTCTATATTCTTACTTTACCCTTTGGATGGGTGTTCAATATAGGCTATCTGATCATTCCGGTTATTGTGTTTATACTTTATGCTTTTGCCAGTCTTGAGCTCATTGCCGAAGAAATAGAAAACCCGTTTGGCAAGGACGACAATGATCTTCCGGTAGATCAGATCTGCCACAATATAAGAAAGCATGTGAGCGAAATGCTGTAA
- the dnaA gene encoding chromosomal replication initiator protein DnaA encodes MERTCTNVWSHCLQIIKDNIPAQSFKTWFEPIKALRLEGNVLTIQVPSLFFYEWLEEHYVGLLRKTVKKQLGEEGRLEYNIVVEKSSNNKPYTTNMPSNGNGAEGKRQSIPVPVALNKDIKNPFVIPGLKKLQVDPQLNPNYCFENFIEGDCNRLARSAGYAVAAKPGGTSFNPLMLYGGVGLGKTHLAQAIGNEIKRTSPDKLVIYVSCEKFCQQFVDSLKNNTINDFVNFYQAMDVIIMDDVHNFAGKEKTQDIFFHVFNHLHQSGKQVILTSDKAPKDLAGLEERLLSRFKWGLSADLQVPDLETRMAILKKKMYSDGIELPGEVIEYVAHNIDNNVRELEGAMVSLLAQSTLNKKEIDLALAKSMLKNFIKNTSREISMEYIQKLVCEYFEVPVEMVKSKTRKREIVQARQISMYLAKSLTKTSLKSIGQFFGGRDHSTVIYACQTVEDLIDTDKKFKNYVQDIQKKLKMS; translated from the coding sequence ATGGAAAGAACTTGTACAAACGTATGGAGTCACTGTCTTCAGATCATAAAAGACAATATTCCGGCTCAGAGTTTCAAGACTTGGTTTGAGCCGATAAAAGCTTTGCGATTGGAAGGAAATGTACTCACTATACAGGTGCCAAGTTTATTTTTTTATGAGTGGCTCGAAGAGCATTATGTTGGCCTTTTACGCAAAACTGTAAAGAAGCAGCTCGGAGAAGAAGGCAGGCTTGAATATAACATAGTTGTTGAAAAGTCTTCCAATAATAAGCCTTACACAACGAATATGCCGTCCAATGGAAACGGAGCTGAAGGTAAACGTCAGTCTATCCCGGTACCGGTAGCATTAAATAAAGATATCAAGAATCCGTTTGTTATTCCGGGGCTGAAGAAACTCCAGGTAGATCCTCAGCTCAACCCCAATTATTGTTTCGAAAACTTTATTGAGGGTGACTGTAACCGCCTTGCACGCTCGGCCGGATATGCTGTAGCTGCAAAGCCAGGTGGAACTTCGTTTAATCCCCTGATGTTGTACGGAGGTGTGGGGCTTGGAAAGACTCACCTTGCACAGGCTATAGGCAATGAAATTAAGAGAACTAGTCCTGATAAGCTGGTGATCTATGTTTCCTGCGAGAAGTTCTGTCAGCAGTTTGTAGATTCGCTGAAGAACAATACAATTAACGACTTTGTTAATTTCTACCAGGCGATGGATGTGATCATCATGGATGATGTGCATAATTTTGCCGGTAAAGAAAAAACACAGGATATCTTTTTCCATGTATTTAATCATCTCCACCAGTCGGGCAAGCAAGTGATCCTTACATCTGATAAGGCTCCTAAAGATCTTGCGGGTCTGGAAGAACGTCTGTTGAGTCGTTTTAAATGGGGACTTTCAGCTGACCTGCAGGTTCCTGATCTTGAAACACGCATGGCTATCCTGAAGAAGAAGATGTATTCTGACGGGATAGAGTTGCCTGGGGAAGTAATTGAATATGTAGCTCACAACATTGACAATAATGTACGTGAACTTGAAGGTGCGATGGTATCTCTTCTGGCTCAATCTACACTCAATAAAAAAGAAATAGATCTGGCTCTGGCGAAGTCGATGCTGAAGAATTTCATTAAGAACACCTCCCGCGAGATCTCGATGGAATATATTCAGAAGCTTGTTTGCGAGTACTTTGAAGTACCCGTGGAAATGGTAAAATCGAAAACCCGTAAGAGAGAGATCGTACAGGCACGTCAAATATCAATGTATCTGGCAAAGAGCCTTACAAAAACATCCCTTAAATCTATTGGTCAGTTCTTCGGCGGTCGTGATCACTCCACTGTTATTTACGCCTGTCAAACGGTAGAAGACCTCATCGATACCGACAAGAAGTTTAAGAATTACGTTCAGGATATTCAGAAGAAACTCAAGATGAGTTAA
- a CDS encoding bifunctional metallophosphatase/5'-nucleotidase, with product MDRRNFIKNTLAGSALVALGLRSGSVYAKDAGVKITILHTNDVHSRIDPFPMDDRNYPGRGGVARRAALINKIRKEEEHVLLFDAGDIFQGTPYFNYYGGELELKMMSMMGYDAATMGNHDFDNGVEGFHKQLPHANFPILTANYDFSDTVLKGKTKAFQVFRKGGLKIGVFGLCIQLTGLVNKQQYGNTIYLDPVQKAREMEDLLKNEEKCDLIVCLSHLGYKYEDNRVSDVVLAAATKHIDLIIGGHTHTFLDHPDRVKNLSGNETLINQVGFGGINLGRLDFVFERKKTGKIAYSSAVEPVKDI from the coding sequence ATGGATAGAAGGAACTTTATAAAAAATACGCTTGCAGGGTCGGCTTTAGTTGCGCTGGGTTTAAGGTCGGGTAGTGTGTACGCCAAAGATGCAGGTGTAAAGATTACCATCCTGCATACAAATGACGTTCATAGCCGTATTGATCCTTTTCCTATGGATGACCGTAACTATCCCGGACGTGGTGGCGTGGCCAGAAGGGCTGCTCTTATAAATAAGATCAGGAAGGAAGAAGAGCATGTCCTGTTGTTTGATGCCGGCGACATTTTTCAGGGAACGCCCTATTTTAATTATTATGGAGGGGAGCTCGAATTAAAAATGATGAGCATGATGGGCTATGATGCGGCAACCATGGGTAATCATGATTTCGACAATGGGGTGGAGGGATTTCATAAGCAGTTACCTCACGCTAACTTTCCGATACTGACAGCAAATTACGACTTCTCGGATACTGTCTTAAAAGGAAAGACAAAAGCCTTTCAGGTGTTCAGGAAAGGTGGATTAAAGATTGGTGTTTTCGGACTCTGTATCCAGCTTACCGGTTTGGTAAACAAACAGCAATATGGCAATACCATATATCTCGATCCGGTACAAAAAGCGAGGGAAATGGAAGATCTTCTGAAGAATGAAGAGAAGTGTGACTTGATAGTGTGTCTGTCGCATTTGGGGTATAAATATGAAGATAACAGAGTTTCTGACGTTGTACTTGCTGCTGCTACAAAGCATATTGACCTCATTATCGGAGGGCATACGCACACGTTTTTAGATCATCCAGACAGAGTTAAAAATCTTTCGGGAAACGAAACTCTGATTAACCAGGTGGGCTTCGGCGGAATCAACCTGGGGCGGCTTGATTTTGTGTTTGAAAGGAAAAAAACAGGTAAAATAGCTTATTCTTCTGCTGTTGAGCCAGTTAAAGATATTTGA
- a CDS encoding 5'-nucleotidase C-terminal domain-containing protein codes for MSRPASQFPLRSLRQMMYSLILVPLLYITGCSPRLYQAGSAGRLYPIADSLPTDTSLLAFYRPYKMKLDSQMNDVIALSSSVITRGKPEGRLNNLVTDAMFEVGKQHHLEFDFAHTNYFGLRSPLPAGKLKVFNIFELMPFENYLVTVTLDGQSTLDLFNYMAAGGGDPISGATYKIDNNQAVDIQIGGQPFNINKQYIVLTSDYIANGGDKADVYKKALKRVESQIKQRDALFEYLKEKNAAGTQVDPKLDGRIIKK; via the coding sequence ATGTCAAGGCCCGCTTCTCAGTTTCCTTTGCGCTCATTGAGGCAGATGATGTATTCTCTGATCCTTGTCCCTTTGTTGTATATCACAGGATGCAGCCCCAGGCTATATCAGGCAGGATCAGCAGGGCGCTTGTATCCAATTGCTGACAGTCTTCCTACTGATACTTCCTTACTCGCTTTTTATCGCCCATACAAAATGAAACTGGATTCACAGATGAACGATGTGATTGCTCTTTCATCATCTGTGATAACAAGGGGAAAACCAGAAGGCCGGCTCAATAACCTGGTTACTGATGCGATGTTTGAAGTGGGAAAGCAACATCATTTGGAGTTTGATTTTGCCCACACAAATTACTTTGGATTAAGATCGCCCCTTCCAGCGGGAAAGCTGAAAGTCTTTAACATATTCGAGTTAATGCCCTTCGAGAATTATCTTGTAACTGTTACGCTGGATGGTCAAAGCACTCTTGATCTCTTTAATTATATGGCCGCAGGTGGAGGAGATCCCATTTCCGGAGCAACCTATAAAATAGATAACAACCAGGCTGTTGATATTCAGATTGGCGGACAGCCATTTAATATCAATAAACAATATATTGTTCTTACCAGCGACTACATTGCAAACGGCGGAGATAAGGCAGATGTATACAAAAAGGCGCTGAAGCGTGTGGAATCTCAAATTAAACAAAGGGATGCATTGTTTGAGTATCTGAAAGAGAAGAATGCAGCGGGAACACAGGTTGATCCGAAACTTGATGGCCGGATAATAAAAAAGTAA